AAATTTTGGGGCGAGTGAGGGGAATTGAACCCCCAGCCCCTGGTGCCACAGACCAGTGCTCTAACCATTGAGCTACACTCGCCGTATCATTTATGAAGGCCGTGAACGGGAAATCCGAACCGCGGCCGATGGGTCCGCGGAAAAGAGAATGCATTGTAACATAAAGCGGCGCGCGCTGGGAAGGGGATATTGACAGGGTCTGGGTAAAGTCTTAAAATAATTGTTATGGATGAACGAATATTCACCTTGGGAGAAGCCAACAACCTCGTCCCGGACCTGGAGGTTTTGCTGCGCGAGGTCCAAAAGATGCGGAATTTTATTCTGAATATCCGGGGTGATATTCAGAAAGCCCGCGAGCATCTCTCGGAGAACGGCGGCTCGCCCCAGGGTCCCGCCTATCTGAAGGCGCTGGAATTTATCATGAAGCGCGTGGAACGGGTCCAGCAGATGGGCGTCCTGATCAAGGACCTCG
This is a stretch of genomic DNA from Nitrospiria bacterium. It encodes these proteins:
- a CDS encoding DUF2203 domain-containing protein, with product MDERIFTLGEANNLVPDLEVLLREVQKMRNFILNIRGDIQKAREHLSENGGSPQGPAYLKALEFIMKRVERVQQMGVLIKDLEKGLCDFPFMLDGRMVYLCWKLGESEIGWWHETDTGFGNRKPLDEDS